One genomic segment of Amycolatopsis sp. WQ 127309 includes these proteins:
- a CDS encoding YbaB/EbfC family nucleoid-associated protein translates to MASPYEKMLEDALGAYQRQRENLTATKERIDEATGTATSARREVTATVGRTGEVTELTFPTSAYKRMAPAELAGVIVRTIAQARQQAIDASAEQLAPMLPPGFSARDLMAGKVDVEALFAARVPGFEGGTEDD, encoded by the coding sequence ATGGCATCGCCCTACGAGAAGATGCTGGAGGACGCGCTCGGCGCGTACCAGCGGCAGCGCGAGAACCTCACCGCGACGAAGGAGCGGATCGACGAGGCCACCGGCACGGCGACGTCCGCGCGCCGCGAGGTGACCGCGACCGTCGGGCGCACCGGTGAGGTCACCGAGCTGACGTTCCCGACCAGCGCGTACAAGCGGATGGCGCCGGCCGAGCTGGCCGGGGTGATCGTCCGGACCATCGCGCAGGCGCGGCAGCAGGCGATCGACGCGTCGGCCGAACAGCTCGCGCCGATGCTGCCGCCGGGGTTCTCCGCGCGGGACCTGATGGCCGGGAAGGTCGACGTCGAAGCGTTGTTCGCCGCCCGCGTGCCGGGATTCGAAGGAGGGACCGAGGATGACTGA